Genomic segment of Paenibacillus sp. FSL R5-0912:
CCCTGCCTGTGGGGGAGTCCGGTCCGCCCGCGGGCCCAGCCCGGAATCGGGCACATTCAGTCCGATGTCGGCAGCCAGAATATTATCGCCGACCAGTGCCGGATCTGAACCGTCGTCCACTACACCGTCGAAATCTATGGGTGTGAAATTAGCGGGATCATGGCTGGCCAGAGCAGATTCAAGCGGCCGGTTCCCGGCAGTGTCCACTTCGTCGCTTGGACTTTGTTCGGTAATCGTACCGAGCGGACGCAATTCTTCCAGCGGAATATCCTGTTCCGGGGAAACGCCGCCCATTTTGGTATAACGCTCGTACGCAAAGTCGGCTTCGGTCTTATTGAATTCATTGCCCATTGCTGTTCAGCTCCCTTTATTTTAAGTCTGCCCCTCTTTGGGGACAGCATGATTAACCGCCGCTTTCTGATCCTTGTCGGGAAGTGCGCCGGGATAGGTTGCTTCCTGGAACAGTCCGGAGTCTTCATCAATATCCCGCTCGGTAATCAGGTCCTCACGGTCTTGTTCTTCACCATCAGCGGGTTTCTTATGAGTGTCCATCGCGAGCCTCCTTTACCTTTACCTATAGTAATTGTATACCCTTTAAACCGGCGGCGAATCTATTCGGCAGCCAGGCAGGTAGCCATCTGCTTAATATATTCAATCCTCCCGTGGAATAACCACATTTAGCGTGTAAATATAAGAATGCATAAGCTTCACAAGCTAACTTAGCTTCTATTTTTCGAGGTTTTTTGCAGGATAAGGCAGGTATAGTGCGAACGTTGTCGAAAATAAGAATCATATGAACTACATAAATACAACTAAGGATTCACTGGGGTGCCACAATGAAGTTGCCTTCAACTAAAACAGCAGCCGCACTAATTATGCTGCTGCTCGTAATTTCCATAATCCTGGTTGGCATTGCCATGGAATGGGGCGGACATAAAGAAGTAGCCTTACCGGCATGGCAGCTTAAATGGGAACATGCAGCTATACATGATATCCAGGAGGCGATGGCTGCTCCTTCCGGGGAGTGGAGGACCGTGCAGGCGCGGGCAGACAAGCCGCAACCGCCTGCAGAAGCGGATTCAGTCTGGCTGCGGTTTTCTTTGCCGCAGACAGAGGCGAATTCAGCACTCCTGATCGACAAAGTATACGGCGACAGCCTTAAGGCATATATAGACCACCGGCTCATCTATGATTCCAGTGAGGTGATCAATTACAGCGGCAACAAGGTGCTGATTCCGCTATCCGGGGAGGACAGTGCCAAGCAGCTGTATCTATGGAGTGCCGGCGGCGGCAGAGATTTCGGCATCGGGGGTAAGGTCAGGGTAGGCAGCTACGACAAGCTGCTGTCCTTCTATGTGAAGCAGGATCTGGTGGATATTGTCATTGGAGCGGCGCTGATATTTATGGGCGGAGCGCTGATGATCTGTCTGTTCTTCCTTAAACCGGAATTTTTCACAGGCGGATTTTTTCTGATTCTGGTCATTATATCTTTTGGTGTGCTGCTGATTACGTATTCCCCGTTTCTGCGGCTGATCGTGAACAGCCAGGAGCGGCTTACGGGAATCTGCTTCGATCTGGCGCTCTTCACACTTTTGCCGGCGTTTACGATCTACTTTGAACAATTATTTGGACCCGGCAAGCGGGGATATACCACCCGGCTGCGCAATGTTCAGCTGGCTTACTCCTTGTTCTGCCTGGGGGCGCTTGCTCTGAATGCTGTGCTCTCTTTCCGGCTCGACTATCTGTACTCCTTCCTGACCATCAATGTTACAGGTGTGCTGATTATGGCGCAGTTTGTTTATTTGCTGTATATGTCGCTGACTTATGCCCTCAGAGGCAATAAAGATGCTGTGATTTTCTCGGTGGGGTTCTCTGTCTTTGCCTTCCTGTCCCTGAGTGAGCTGCTGATCTATTATTTCTCTTCGGAGAGGTATCATCTGTATTGGTGGAAATGGGGAATGGTTCTGTTCGTTATTTCCCTGATTGTTATTCTGGGAAGACGGTTTGCGGGGAGTCATGAGCAGGCTTTGGAATACTCCAGGGAACTGGAGAAGTTCAATAATGATCTTCAGCGGTCGGAGAAAATGGAGATTATCAGTGAACTCGCGGCCTCGGTTGCCCATGAGGTACGGAATCCTCTGCAGGTAACCCGCGGTTTCCTGCAGATTCTGGGAGAACGCTCCGCACAGAAGGAGAAGGAGTATCTGCAGATGGCCATGGAGGAGCTGGACAGAGCCTCGGTCATCATTACAGACTTTTTGACGTTCGCTAAACCTGGTATGGATACGGTAGATGTATTTGAAGTCTCCGGAGAGCTGAAGCATGTGTCAGGTATTCTGGTGCCCCTCGCCAATCTGCAGGGTGGAGCCATTGAACTGCATCTGCAGGAGGATCTTCAAGTCTCGGGCAGCCCGGCCAAATTCAAGCAAGCGTTCATTAACCTGATCAAGAATAGCATTGAGTCCTTGCAGGAGGAAGGCCTGATTGTAGTAACTGCTTGGAAGACAGGCGGACATGTGGTCATCAGTGTGCAGGATAACGGCGAAGGCATGAAGGTCAGTGAGCTGGCCCGGCTCGGTGAACCGTATTATTCTAATAAGAAGAAGGGAACGGGGCTTGGCCTCATGGTTACTTTCCGGATTATTGAAGCGATGAATGGTTCCATAGAGTTTCAGAGCAGGAAGAATGAGGGGACAGAGGTTATTGTTAAATTACCAGCTAACGGAAATAATTAGGAATTATTTTTGTTTATCCCGTTTTTTTGAAGGGATGGGCGGAGGGTGAAGCGAAATACTAACATTAACAGAACTTTGTTTCTGAAACTTTCTTCTGAGGTGTTTGCATGTCTTTGATGTTCAAAAGTTTACATATATCGTTGGTGCTGTTTCTGCTCTCAGTAGCCTGTGGGCCGTTTCTGGTGTCCGCGCAAAGGTACTATCCTGCCAGCGAGATCAGCCATTGGCAGATGAAGTGGCAGGAGGGGCCGGGAGACAGCGGGCGTAAGATTCCTCTGACGGACACGGAGGGATGGATGGAGATCGAAGCGAGGACTGAGATGCCTCAGCTGCCTTCCGGGGTATCCTCCGCCTGGACGAAGATAACACTGCCCTCATATAGCTATGCAGCCCCTTCTGTCTATATTGATGCGATCTATGCCCTGCATGTCAGAGTGTATGTAGAAGAACGGCTGATTTTCGAGAGTGACCGCAACTTTATCAAGGATAATTATTCACTGCTTGTGCCTCTGGATATGAGGGACAACGGTAAAATAATGTATATTTGGACGGAAACCCTGAAGGACCGGATCGGAATCAAGGATAAGATCGTGGTCGGTGAGCATAGTGTTCTGATTAAGGATTATATTAAAAATGGACTTATCGATGTGATCCTGGGCGGCGCCTTTGTGTTCGTGGCGGTGGTCCTGTTTGTCTGCTCATTTTATCTGAACAAGGAGTACTTCCCGGTAGCAGCTTCTTTAGCCATAGTGATAGCCTCCACCGGAGTGCTGTCTATTACCTACTCTCCGTTTACATATACCTTCTACAGTTATCTGGGACCGGTCAGCGTGGTGTTCTTTGACGTGGCACTGTTGTCGCTGTTGCCTTCACTGACCTTTTTGTTTGAGAAAATATTCGGCGGCGGCAAATTTGGCATCATCCGCTCGTTCCGCAAATTCGAGTCCTGCTACTCCCTTTTTTGCATCCTCTGTCTGATTGTTAATACGCTCTCCGGCGACAGGATTATAGAATTCTACTATTTTGTCTCGACTAAGATTCTTGGGATCATCATGATCTTGCAATTCATTCTGCTAATCGCCTGTGTGATCATATTCTCCCTGAAGCGTAATAAGGATGCCATCATTTTTGCCATTGGTTTCGGTACTGCGGCATTAACCGGGGTCTCGGAGCTGGTCTGGTATTATGTTAAGGGCGGAAATTATGACCTGTTCTACTGGAAATGGGCGCTGGTTGTATTCATTCTGTCGCTGATCGTCATCCTGGGCCGGCGGCTGGCACAGAACCATCAGCAGGTGGTGAAATATTCGCGTGAGCTGGAGCTGTTCAACAATGAACTGCAGCGTTCGGAGAAAATGGAGATTATCAGCGAGCTTGCGGCGTCTGTAGCCCATGAGGTGCGCAACCCGCTTCAGGTTACCCGGGGGTTCCTCCAGCTGCTCAGCGAGAAGTCGAATGGCGATGAGCGGAGATATCTGTTCATGGCACTCAGTGAACTGGACCGTGCAGCGAGTATTATCACGGATTTCCTGACCTTTGCCAAACCGGAGTTTGAGCAGGTTTCCCTGCTTAACGTGAACGATGAATTCAAGCATATCCAGAGCATACTCTTGCCGCTGTGCCATTTAAATGGAGGCAAAATGATTCTGGATGTTGAGGATTGCTTATGGGTTAAGGGCAACTCGTCCAAATTCAAGCAGGCGCTGATCAATATTATCAAGAATAGCATCGAATCACTGGGAGAAGACGGCGCGATCCACCTGCGGGCCTATGGTAAAGGGGATAAAGTATATATTCATATTAAGGATAACGGGGTGGGAATGGAGCCTGCGGTCCTCAGCCGGCTGGGTGAACCGTATTTCTCTTCCAACAAAACAAAAGGTACGGGTCTTGGACTGATGGTTACCTTCCGTATTATCGAGGCGATGGAGGGTGAAATCCGCTTCATGAGCAAAAAAGGAGCCGGAACCGAATCCATCACCATTCTGCCGCGTGCAGAAGGTCCGGATGATTCCAACTCCCTATTAGCTTAATTTCATTAATGAAAGTTACCAGATGCCGAGCGCAGAGACATTAGTCTTCATCATTCCGGAAGCCGGACTCGGAGGAATAACGAGATAGAACTCATTGGAGCCTTCCTCTACTGTCTTCAGTGTAATGTTATCAGGAAGGGTAATGCCGAGCACTTCTTTGAGGGCTGCTTTCGGATCTGTGAGTAGTCTCTGTTTGAAACTTGGATCTTCCCAGGCCTTCTGAATCACTTGATTCTTAAGAATTGCGTCTGACAATACAATCACCCTTTCAAAATGGTTATATTTTCCTGATAAGCATAACATAGGCCAATCTATAATTCTATTGCTTTTTGTATATTTTATAAAATATTCATATTTTTGGTTAACCAATAATTGAGCCCTCCGCTTTGCAATAATTGCTTCTCGGCTTCGATCGCTGCGGCCATATGCTGCAGGTTCTTCACCAGCACCTGATGGAAGGATAGCAGATGGGGAAGCTCCAGCGTGAAGGCTTCAAGTGTGCTGTGATTAACCAGAGCTGTCCCTGCATACGTAGCAAGTCCGCCTGTTGTAAAAATAAAATCCTTCACCGATGATTTAGTGAGCGGTACTCCGTCATCCTCCCCATAGCAGCGTGCCAGAGATAGCAGGCAATTGTAATTTCCCTCCTCCAAATCCTGTTCCCAATCCTCATAGTCGTCAAGCATCTGCAAGGTCAGCAGTACGCCATGAATCATCTCTTCGGCTTCGGTTATCAGGTGGGCTTGGTCTGAGAGCAGCAGTGCCGCCGTGCTGGTAAGCTTAAGCGGACTGGCTTTATGGGAGATGCGGAGGCGATCCCTCAGGAAATAATCTCCGCCGGCTTCACCGCTTACACTGTCTGCCCACTCCGAGATATAACGGCCAAAGTATGACCAGAACGGGGAATCTGCCGGGAACAGCGGACGGTAAATATTCAGAAACTCGACATAGAGCAGATTGGCCAGCGGCAGTGCCTGTGCAGCGGAGAGCTCATTACTGTCCATCAGATCATCCTGGAGGAAAAAGTAGAGCATAAAGAAGACATTGCCGACCGACATTTGACGGGTCAGGGGGATACTCAGGCCGCATCTGTCTTGCAGCCAGAAGGGGAGAAGATAACATATGTAATTTTTGTGGCTTCCTGCCCTAAATACGTTAAACTGATCAAGATAGGCCAGGCCTTGAGCATTAAGCGGTTCGGGAAACGCTGAGATAACCGTGCAGCTCTCCTGAAAAACCAGGCGGAGCTCGTCCTCGTAATCATGAAGCCAATCCATGGGCTTGTCTCCTGTCAACAATGTATTGTTCTTCTACTATTAGGAAAAAAGTGGGTATTTGTCATGATTATAGTCCTAGATTCAGCCTATTTCAATCCAATTTTGGAAATGAGGTCTCTGGGGTCTAACGGACTACTTAACCGGAGAAATTCCAGACCGGGAGAAGGCTGGAACAACGGAATAACATTATGTGAGCACTGCAGAAAGGAAGAAGT
This window contains:
- a CDS encoding NHLP leader peptide family RiPP precursor; protein product: MSDAILKNQVIQKAWEDPSFKQRLLTDPKAALKEVLGITLPDNITLKTVEEGSNEFYLVIPPSPASGMMKTNVSALGIW
- a CDS encoding sensor histidine kinase → MKLPSTKTAAALIMLLLVISIILVGIAMEWGGHKEVALPAWQLKWEHAAIHDIQEAMAAPSGEWRTVQARADKPQPPAEADSVWLRFSLPQTEANSALLIDKVYGDSLKAYIDHRLIYDSSEVINYSGNKVLIPLSGEDSAKQLYLWSAGGGRDFGIGGKVRVGSYDKLLSFYVKQDLVDIVIGAALIFMGGALMICLFFLKPEFFTGGFFLILVIISFGVLLITYSPFLRLIVNSQERLTGICFDLALFTLLPAFTIYFEQLFGPGKRGYTTRLRNVQLAYSLFCLGALALNAVLSFRLDYLYSFLTINVTGVLIMAQFVYLLYMSLTYALRGNKDAVIFSVGFSVFAFLSLSELLIYYFSSERYHLYWWKWGMVLFVISLIVILGRRFAGSHEQALEYSRELEKFNNDLQRSEKMEIISELAASVAHEVRNPLQVTRGFLQILGERSAQKEKEYLQMAMEELDRASVIITDFLTFAKPGMDTVDVFEVSGELKHVSGILVPLANLQGGAIELHLQEDLQVSGSPAKFKQAFINLIKNSIESLQEEGLIVVTAWKTGGHVVISVQDNGEGMKVSELARLGEPYYSNKKKGTGLGLMVTFRIIEAMNGSIEFQSRKNEGTEVIVKLPANGNN
- a CDS encoding sensor histidine kinase, producing the protein MFKSLHISLVLFLLSVACGPFLVSAQRYYPASEISHWQMKWQEGPGDSGRKIPLTDTEGWMEIEARTEMPQLPSGVSSAWTKITLPSYSYAAPSVYIDAIYALHVRVYVEERLIFESDRNFIKDNYSLLVPLDMRDNGKIMYIWTETLKDRIGIKDKIVVGEHSVLIKDYIKNGLIDVILGGAFVFVAVVLFVCSFYLNKEYFPVAASLAIVIASTGVLSITYSPFTYTFYSYLGPVSVVFFDVALLSLLPSLTFLFEKIFGGGKFGIIRSFRKFESCYSLFCILCLIVNTLSGDRIIEFYYFVSTKILGIIMILQFILLIACVIIFSLKRNKDAIIFAIGFGTAALTGVSELVWYYVKGGNYDLFYWKWALVVFILSLIVILGRRLAQNHQQVVKYSRELELFNNELQRSEKMEIISELAASVAHEVRNPLQVTRGFLQLLSEKSNGDERRYLFMALSELDRAASIITDFLTFAKPEFEQVSLLNVNDEFKHIQSILLPLCHLNGGKMILDVEDCLWVKGNSSKFKQALINIIKNSIESLGEDGAIHLRAYGKGDKVYIHIKDNGVGMEPAVLSRLGEPYFSSNKTKGTGLGLMVTFRIIEAMEGEIRFMSKKGAGTESITILPRAEGPDDSNSLLA